GGGAAACGAAAACATGGAAAATCCTAAAGTGTCAATTATAATGGCAACCTACAATAGAGCTCAATTTATTGTAGAGTCGCTAATTTCAATTCAAAATCAAACTTTCTCTGATTGGGAATGCATTATCATTGATGATGGTGGAACAGATAACACAATTGAAGTTATTAATCCAATTCTTGAAAAAGATTCTCGATTTAATTATTTTAAAAGAAATGAAAATTATTTAAAAGGATTACCTGGTTGTCGTAATTATGGATTAGACCTAGCTAAAGGTGATTATATGATTTTTTTTGACGATGACGATATTCCACATCCACAAAACTTAGAATTATGTGTCGATGAATTATCAAAAAAAGAGATCTATTTTTGTAGATATATTAGAAATGTTTTTTTTGGAAATTTTCATTATGATTTTGATTATTCAAAGAATTACACCTCTTTTTTTATAGATAAAAAAGATATAGAAAAGATGATTAAAAATGAACTTCCATTTAATTCATGTGCCGTCATGTGGAAAAAAGAATGCTTTCAGAAAAATAGATTTATTGAAACATTAATGTATGCAGAAGAATGGGAATTATATCCAAGAATTGTATCTTCAGGGTTTAATGGAATTTCGATAGATAAATGCTTGTTTTATGGAAGAAAACATGAAAATTCAAATACAGGAGAATTCTATAGTAATAATCCTATTAGGCAAGAATCATATATACAAGCTATATTAGCAGTTATTAAAAATTTAATTGAAAAAAAATTATTGACAAAATCTATAATTCGATATTTTATTTACATTTCAACTAATTTTAGAAATTTTAATTTATTTGAGAAGATTATAGATTTGTTAGAATTTTCAAAATATGAAAATTTTAAATTAATGTGTTTTTATCTTTCAATTAGATTTAAAAAGCCATTTTATAAGGTAAAAAAACAATTGTTGAAAAAATTAAATTAGTGTCAAAATGAAGTTTTTAATTATTGAACAAGATTTAAGAGTTTCAGGCACCAGCCAAGGAATTATTTCTCGCTCTTTTTTATCTAAATTAAGAATGGCTTATCCTAATGCAAAAATTGATGTTGTATACTTAAAAAGCATTTCTAGTGACGACCAATTAGATTTATTACCTGTTGATTCAATAGAAAGTCATGTTTTAGATTTGAAAATACCTTTTTTTACCAAAATCATAAATAAGTTTTATTGGAGAATATTTGGAGTTTCACTAGCAATTGGGCATGTAAATAATGTTTATAAAAAATATATCAGTAAAATTAATTATCAAAATTACGATCATATTTTCATTAGAAGTGCTGGTTTAGCTCATGAAACAATTTTAGGCGCAAAAGATTTACCAATATTAAAAAAAGCCATTGTTAATTTTCATGATCCTTATCCTTTGTTTTGGTATGTTGGTTCAAACAAAGAATTAACTAAGTTAGAAATGTATCAGATGAAATCTATGTTCAGTATCGTTAATCAAGCTAAAACATGCATGAGTTCAGCACATTATATGTCATACGATTTAGAGTTTTTGTATGGTACAAGGAAAAAGTTTTATACTTTACCACATCAGTATAGTGAGGAAGTTTTTGATTTAAGTGATACTAAAAATAGTTATCAAAAAAGTAAAAAAATGATGATTTCCTATCATGGTGCAATTCAATTTGGAAGAGATATTGAAATTCTGCTTGATGCCTATGTAGAATTATTGGAAAAAAATCCATTGTTAAAAGACAGCACAGAATTTGTACTTCGAATGAAAGGAATCAATATGAAAAGACTAGAAAATAAGTATAAAGAAATCCCAAACATTATATTACTAGAAACTTTAAACTTTTCTAATTCATGTTATGAACAGAAACATATTGCTGATATAAATATTATATTAGAAAATGGACCATTGTATTGCAATATTTTAGTTGGCAAAGCTCCTTTTTTAGCAGAATTAAAAAAACCTATTCTATCTCTATCACCAGAAAGAAGTGAATTAAGAAACATTATCGTTGATGATAGATTTATTGCGAATAGTAATGATAAAAATGATATAAAAATAAAATTAGAAAATCTAATTTTGAATAGATTGGAATCTGAAGAATCTGTTTTTCCTTTTGGAGATTATTTTAGCAACGAGAACTTTGTAAAATCTTTAAATGAAATATTATCAAATTAAATTTACTAAAAGACTTTTAGATTTTCCAAAATAGTTATTTTTACTAACTTTCGATTTTGATATGAATTCAAAGCCTTATTTAATAGCCGAAATTGCCCAAGCCCATGATGGAAGTCTGGGAATCCTACATTCCTATATTGATGCTGTTGCTCAAACAGGCGTTCAGGCAATTAAATTTCAAATGCATATCGCTGAAGCTGAAAGTAGTATTCATGAACCGTTTCGTGTACAATTTTCAAAAGAAGATAAAACACGCTATGATTACTGGAAAAGAATGGAGTTTTCTTTGGAACAGTGGAAAGAAATTAAAACTCATTGTGATGCAGTAGGTTTGGATTTTGTTTGTTCACCATTCAGTAATTTAGCGGTTGATTGGCTGGAAGAAATAGGCGTGAAGATGTATAAAATTGGTTCAGGAGAAGTGAATAATTTTCTTCTATTAGAAAAAATTGCTCAAACTAGAAAACCAATTATTCTATCTTCTGGAATGAGCAGTTTTGAAGAATTAGACCAAGCAATCAATTTTTTGAAAGAGAAAAATGTTGATTTTTCAATACTTCAATGTACTACAGCTTATCCGACGCAACCTGAACAATATGGTTTTAATGTTATACAAGAGTTAAAGGAAAGATACAAGGTAAAAGTTGGTTTTTCAGACCATTCTGCTAAAGTTTCTACAGGAATAGCAGCAGTTGTTTTAAGAGCAGAAATTTTAGAGTTTCATGTAGTTTTTCATCGCGAACTTTTTGGTCCTGATGCTAAAGCTTCACTAACTATTGAGGAAACAAAACAATTGGTTGAAGCAGTTAATGAAATTCACATCGCTAAAAACAATCCAATTAATAAAAATAATAATGATAACTTTAAAGAATTGAAAACCATCTTTGAAAAATCATTAGCCATAAATAAAGATTTACCCAAAGGTCATCAAATGACTTTTAAAGATCTAGAAAGCAAAAAGCCAAAAGGTTTTGGAATTGATGCAAGAAATTTTAAAGATGTTTTGGGTAAAAAATTGAAAACCAATAAATCTCAATGGGATTTTTTGAATGAAGAAGATTTAGAATGAGTATTAAACGAAAAATAGCTGTTGTTATTACAGCTCGACCATCTTATAGCAGAGTTAAAACTGTTCTATCGGCAATTAATAGTCATCCAGAATTGGAGTTACAATTAATTGTCGCGGCATCGGCATTGCTTGATCGATATGGAAGTGCAGTAAATTATATCGTAAACGATGGTTTTGAAATTGCTGCCAAAGTATTTAATGTTTTAGAAGGAGAAAATTTAACAGCAGCAGCCAAAACAACCGGAATTGGAATTTTAGAACTTTCAACCGTTTTTGATAATTTAAAACCAGACATTGTAGTTACCGTTGCCGACCGATTTGAAACTATGGCAACTGCAATTGCGGCTTCTTATATGAATATTCCTTTGGCACACATTCAAGGTGGTGAAGTTACCGGTAATATAGATGAGAAAGTTCGTCATTCGATAACCAAACTTGCAGATTATCATTTTGTAGCATCTGAAAACGCAAAACAACGTGTGATTCAGCTTGGTGAGAATCCTGAAATGGTTTTTAATACGGGTTGTCCATCAATAGATATTGCAGAGCAAGTTTCTAAAAAAAATCAATTGACTTTTAATCCTTATGAAAAATATGGCGGTGTTGGTTCACTTCCTGATTTGGAAAATGGTTATATAGTAGTTATGCAACATCCTGTGACCAATGAATATCAGGATTCAAGAAAGCATATCGAATCGACACTTAGAGCTATTCAACAAATCAATAAACCAACGCTTTGGTTTTGGCCAAATGTTGATGCCGGAGCAGATGGCACTTCAACAGGAATTCGTTCTTTCAGGGAAAAATATAAACTAGAAAACGTCCATTTTTTCAAAAATATGGAAGGCGAAGATTTTCTAAATTTATTAGATAATTCTATTTGTTTGATTGGAAATTCAAGTGTTGGAATTAGAGAATGTGCTTATCTTGGTGTTCCAGTTGTCAATATTGGTTCAAGGCAAAACAGAAGAGATAGAGGTGAAAATGTTATTGATGTAACCTATGATGAAAATGAAATAGTTTCAGCTGTAAATTCCATTTCAAATTCTTATAATAGAAAAAAATCAGATGTTTATGGAGGTGGAAATGCAGGAGAAACAATTGCAAAATTGTTAAAAGATTTACCACTTCAATTTCATAAAACTATAACTTATTAATTAATGAACATTAATAAATTAGCTCAAAAGACTTATTATAAATTTTCTTTTGTCGAAGGAAATCAACATATTGCTAATGAATATGCACTTAAGTGCATTTTAAGAATAATCGAAGCATTTAATGTTAAAGATGTTTTAGAAATTGGAATTGGAATTGGATGTATAGCGGATACTGTTTTAGAATATTCACAAAATATTAAATATACTGCAACCGAAGCAAATGAGTTTTGTTTAAATGCAATCAAAGAGAATGTCTCACAAATAAAAAGAGTAGAATTATATAGCAATTTAGCTGAAATTCCAGAGGACATTTTTTTTGATTTAATCATCATTGATGGAACAGATGAATCTTTAGGAAAATTAAAAAGATTATGTAAAAATGAAACAATTATTTTTCTTGAAGGAGGTAGACCAATTCAAGTGCAAATTTTAAGATCATTTTTTCTTAAAGCTTTTTATACACAAATGATTAGTTATAATAAAAACCCAAATTATGGACCTTTTTCTTCGGAAGATTGGTGTGGCGGTGGACAATTAATATTTCCGAATCCAAATTTTAAAATGAAATTTTTTTATTGGAAAGAGAGAATAGCAACCTATATAAAGAGGAAATACAGAAAAAAAAAATAACTATACAATGAGAATTTTAGGTCTTATTCCAGCTCGTGGTGGTTCAAAAGGTATTCCGAAAAAGAATATTAAACTTTTAGGAAAATTACCTTTGATAGATTATACCATTAATGCAGTTAAAGACTCAGAGTTAATTACTCAAATTGTTGTTTCTACAGATGATGAAGAAATTGCTATAGCCGCTGAAATTGCAGGTTTTAAACCACCGTTTATTAGACCTTCAGTATTTGCACAAGATACATCAACTTCTTTAGAAGTTGTGCAACATGCTATTCAACATTTTGAAGGACAAAATATTTTTTTTGATGCCGTTTGTTTGCTTCAGCCAACAACTCCATTTCGAGAAAAAGGATTTATTGATGCTGCCTTAGAACGATTCATTTCTTCTAATGCAGATTGTCTAATTAGTGTTCTTCCAATTCCTCACGAATATAATCCACATTGGGCTTTTGAAGAAAATAAAAAAGGTTTTTTGTCAATAGCAACAGGTGAAGAAAAAATAATTTCAAGACGTCAAGATTTGCCTAAGAGTTTTCACAGAGATGGTTCTGTTTACATCACAAAAACAAATATTATAAAAGAAGGTTCTTTGTATGGTAAATCAATTTCTTACATAGAAAACAATTCAAAATACCATGTAAACATTGATACCATTGAAGACTGGGAAAAAGCTGAAAAAATTGTAACACATTATTCATTTTAAAATGTGTGGAATAGCCGGAATCATTGGAAACCAAGCAACTCCTGAAGTAATTTCTAAAATGCTTCAAAAGCAAAAGCATCGCGGTCCAGATTTTATGGATTATTATATTGAGGAAAGAAATGTTGCCTTAGGTCACAACAGACTTAGTATTATAGATTTATCGAGTAATGCAAATCAACCTTTTACCAGCGATTGTGGAAATTTTGTTTTAATTTTTAATGGAGAAATTTATAACTATATTGAAATTCGAAATGAATTAAAATTTAAGTATAGTTTTAAAACCCAATCGGATACAGAAGTTTTACTTAATGCATTTATTGAATGGGGTGAAAATTGTTTAGAAAAATTAAACGGAATGTTTTCGTTTGCTATTTGGAACAAGAAAGAACAAACTTTTTTTGCAGCGCGAGATAGATTCGGAGTAAAACCGTTTTATTATTTTTTTGATCAAAATAATTTTTATTTTGCTTCTGAAATTAATACCATTTTTGAGGCAGATGTTATAAAAAAATCGAATGAAAATGTTTGGTTGAAATTTTTCTCAGAAGGAAGTTATGGTTTGCCTAATGAAACTTTCTGGGAATCCATTAATCAATTACCTGGCGGACATTTTTTGATATTTAAGAATAATAAACTGGATATAAAAAAATGGTACTTTTTTGAAAATAGAGTACAATTATTATTTGATAGAAGTGATAAAAATGAAGAAGATTACATCACTCAATTGTTATTAAAAGCAATTAATTTAAGATTCAGAGCTGATGTTCCCGTCGGATTTAATCTTAGCGGCGGATTAGATTCAAGTACTTTATTAGCTTTAATAGATCAGCAAAACATCGATAAATCAGCAGTCGAAGCTTTCACGTTTGTATGCAATGATGAACGTTATGATGAATTGCAGTGGGTGAAGTCAATGTTAAATGACAGACCATTTCATCTTAATATTTGCCCACTTTCTTCAAGTGAAATTCCAAAGCTTTCTCAAAAAATGGCTCTTTATCAAATGGAACCTTACGGTGGAATTCCAACATTGGCATATTCCAAAATATTTGAAACAGCTAGCCAAAAAGGTATTAAAGTGTTGCTAGACGGACAAGGATCTGATGAAGCTTGGGCTGGATATGATTATTATTTGAATAACAATCAAAATGTTATTCAAGGTGTTGCAAATTCTCCATTTAAAACAAATGTTTTAGATTCAGATTTTGCAAATCAATTTTCTAAAACAATCTATGATAAGCCTTTTGAAGATAATTTATTGAATCTTCAATACAGAGATTTATTTTATACTAAAATACCGCGAGCACTTCGTTTTAATGATAGAGTTTCTATGCTTTATGGAACTGAATTAAGAGAGCCTTTTTTAGATTATGATTTAGTTGAATATGTTTTTAGTCGTCCAACCGATTTTAAAATTAAGGGTGGAGTTCAAAAATGGATGCTTAGAAAAATTGCTGAAAAGTTTTTGCAACAAGATTTAGTTTTAGCTCCAAAAAGACCGCTTCAAACACCTCAAAGAGAATGGCTTTCTGATGATTTAAAAGAATGGGTTAGAACAGAAGTTGAAAAGCTTTATAAAAACAATTGGTTTAATAAATCTGAGCTAGAAAATGAATTAAACTCTTTTTTTAACGGAAATAATCAAAGTAGTTTTCATATTTGGCAATGGATAAATACGGCTCAATTATTAGAATAATATATTACTCATTTTTAAATTTATATTTTATCAAAGTTGGGATTGTAAATATTGGATAAAATATTAGTATTTTAAAGCATATTAAAAGATATTTGTTGAAACCAAATAAGTAATCTAATTAAATGTTGACTGTAAGTAATTATCATTACATAAGAGAAGATTTTACATCACAGTATCCAAGTATTTTCGGTTTAACTCCAGAATCTTTTAAGCGTCAATTAATTGAATTGCAGAAAATTGGAAAATTTATATCGCCTAAAGAATTACTTGAAAATACTGATGAAATAGTAAATTCTAAGCAAAACTATTTATTAGTAACTTTTGATGATGGATTGAGAGAACAATTTGAAATTGCTAAACCAATACTTGATGATTTAAAAATTGAAGCAATGTATTTTGTTAATTCAATTAATTTTATCGAGAAGCAAGTTTCTTTAGTTCACAAAATACATTTAATTCGGTCTCAAGTTTCACCTGAAGATTTAATGAGTAATTTTTTGAAATCTACATTTAAATCTAAATTTGAGCTACCTGAAATTGATAAGAAAAAGGCAATCGAGCATTATAATTTTGATGATGTTTCAAGTGCCCATTTAAAATATTGTTTGAATTTTAAGCTTACGATAAATGAGCTTTCAATTGCGATGAATGATTTGTTTAATGTATATTTTGATTCTAAAGAAACAGTAAATAATCTTTATATGACTGAGGAATATTTAAAAATATTAGCTCAAGAAAATCAATTAGGAAGTCATACACACAGTCATTTGGCATTAGGATTGCTAGATGTTGATACTATTGGAACTGAGTTAAAAAAAACAAAAGAATATTTAGAAAAAATCACTCAAACCAAAATTGAAATGTTAAGTTATCCATATGGGAATGAAGCGTCATATGCTTTTCCTGTACCCGATATAGCAAAAAAAGTTGGTTACAAATTAGGATTCACAATGGAAAGAGGAAAAAACAACGGTTGTGAAGATAAATTACTGTTAAAAAGATTTGACTGCAACGATTTAGTTACTGGTAAAAATTATAAAAATAGTTTATGATAACAAGAGAAGCAACAATTGAAGACTGGAATAAATTATATGTTTTTTTTAAAAGAATTTACAGAGATAATCACCCATTACAGAATAAAGAGTTTTGGATTTGGCAATATGGAGATAAAAACTTTGGGAGATCATTTATTTGCGTAAATGAAAAACAAGAAATAGTTGGGCATGTTGGTGCTAATTTTGGAGGTAATATAGCTTGGATAATTAACGTATATCTTGATGAAGAATGTAGAGGCAAAGGCATTTTAGGGAAATTGTATAGCTTGGCCAGAGAATATTATCCATTGGCAGCAACAGCTGCTAATCAGGCTGGACTTGGTTTATATCAAAAAATGCGTTGGTATCGTTATCATGATTTAATTCGATATGTAAAAATTAACCCAAAGATTGAAAAACCTTTGGTAGAAAATGTTTGTCAAAATCTAAATATAGACATAAGCAAGTGGAAAAATAATGATACCCATTACTTCCAACAACCTACTTTAAATGGATTGCTTTTTGAGAACAATAGCGCTATTTGTAATCAAAACGTTGGTGGTTTAAGAGTTGTGGATATTAATGATGTCGATCAAATTGAAGATTTTGCTTGGTCATTAGGATATAATTGGATTGATTATATTACATCATGGAATGATTTAAAATTGAATCAATTGGAAAAAAATAGTTGGGTGCTCGATTCAAAAAGTGTAGTTCCATGGAGGCTTAATCCCATACAGAAAGATTATTTTTGTGATATAACTTTTCTCTCAGAAAAACCTTTAGATAATGAATTTATTGTTAATAGATCATATTCAGATCATGGAAGAATAGGTAGTTTAATCCTATAAGTTATGGGAAACAAAAAAATATTTATTTTGTTGCCAGATGGCATTGGTTTAAGGAATTTTGCTTTTTCAAATTTTTATAAATTAGGTAAGAATTATGGAAATGAAATAGTTTTTTGGAATAATACAATGTTTTCACTTTCTGAATTAAATTTTCCAGAAATTAAAATTGAAAATGCAAAAACACATCCACTTACCGATATTTATAAAAGAGCAAAAATTGAAATAGAATTAAACTTAAATAAAAAAAGAGCAAATGATTCTATTTATGATAGTTATAAATTTTCAGCTTCTAAAAAAGGGATAAAAAATGGTATCAAGTATATCATTTTGCGAATCATTATTGCGATGAACAATTCAAATAATGGCTTAGAAAGAATAAGGAAAAAAATAGGAGTATTAGAAAGAAAGACAAAATTGTATCATGATAGTCTTGAAACTTTAAAAAATGAAAAGCCTGATTTTGTTTTTTGTACAAATCAAAGAGTAATGTTAGGGATAGCGCCGTTACTTGCTGCCAATGATTTAGGAATTCCAACGGGAACATTTATTTTTTCATGGGATAATTTACCAAAGGCTACAAAAATAATTGATGCTGATTTTTATTTTGTTTGGAGTTTGTATATGAAAAACGAATTACTTTATTATTATCCAAATATTAAAGAAATACAAATCAAAATATCAGGAACACCACAATTTGAAATGCATTTTGACAATGAGAAATTGGAGGAGAAAACCATATTTTTTAATAAGCATTCATTAGATATTAATAAAAAATATATTTGCTTTACTGGAGATGATACTGTAACAAGTCCTGATGATCCATGTTATTTATCTGATTTAGCCATAGCAATTCAACAATTAAATTTAAAAGGTTTTAATTTAGGTATTCTTTTTAGAAGATGTCCTGTAGATTTTTCTAATAGATATGATTATGTTTTAGATAAATTTAAAGATGAAATCACTTCAATTAATCCAGCATGGACACCTTTAACTGAATCTTGGAACACTATTTTGCCTCAAAAAGAAGATGATAGTTTGTTATCAAGTATTGCTGAGTATAGCGAAATGGTTGTTAATTTAGGATCATCAACGATTTTTGACTTTATCGCGCACAAAAAACCATGTGGGTATTTTAGATACAATCAGAAGGAACAACTTAATGAAAAATGGAATATACATACCTGTTATAAATTTGTTCACTTCAGGTCAATGCCAAATAATGCACCTGTTTTTTGGATGGATTCTCCAATTGAAATTGAAGAAACGATAAAACGGGTATTAAATTCAGATTCAAATGAAGTTATGAGTAATGCCCAAAAATGGTTTGAAAAAATCAATTATCATCCACCTCAATTGGCATCTGAGCGAATTTGGAGAGCTATTGATGAAATAATAAATTCTAATTAATGAAGATAGCCTTTTTAACATCTGAATTTCCTCATCCCAAAATAGGTTCATCTGGCGGAATTGGAACAAGTATTTATAATTTATCAAAAGGATTAATTCAACTTGGGCATGAAGTATCAATTCTAATTTATGGCCAAAATGAAGATGATTTTTTTGTAGAAAACGCCATTTCATATTACAGAATTAAGAATGTTAAATTAAAAGGTTTTTCAAGGCTTTTAACCCAAAAAAAAATTCAAAATTTAATTAATAGATTATTCGAAGAAAAAAAAATTGATTTAATTGAAGCGCCTGATTGGACTGGAATTTCATCAAATATTAAACCAAATTGTCCTGTAGTAATTCGATTAAATGGTTCAGACACCTATTTTTGTCATTTAGAAAAACGGCCAGTTAAGTTTATTAATAAATATCGTGAAAGAAAAGCACTTCAAAATGCAAATGGTTTAATATCAGTGAGTAAGTTTACTGCAGATATAACTAATAATTTATTTAGCTTAAATAGAAATTTTACAATTATTCCAAATAGTATAGATGTTGAGAAATTTTCAAATGTTTCATTTAGTGATAGAAATGAAAATACAATTTTGTATTTTGGTACATTAATTAGAAAAAAAGGATTACTCGAGTTACCATTAATTTTTAACGAAATTTATAAAATTAATAATCAAGTAAAATTAATATTGATTGGTCGAGATGCTTCTGATGTTATTTCTGGTAATAAATCAACATGGAAAATGATGGAAGATTTATTTGATGAAAATGCAAAAAAAAATGTAGATTATTTGGGAAGTAAAGATTATAGCGAAATAAAAGAATATATATGCGAATCTACAATATGTGTTTTTCCAACATTTGCTGAGGCTTTACCTGTTTCATGGATAGAAGCTATGGCTTTGGAAAAAGCAATTGTAGCTTCTGATATAGGTTGGGCAAATGAAGTCATCAATGATGGAGTTGAAGGTTTTTTAGTAAATCCAAAAGATCATCTTCAATATGCTCAAAAAGTTATGCAATTAATCCATGATAAAAATCTAAG
The window above is part of the Flavobacterium sp. PMTSA4 genome. Proteins encoded here:
- a CDS encoding polysaccharide deacetylase family protein, producing the protein MLTVSNYHYIREDFTSQYPSIFGLTPESFKRQLIELQKIGKFISPKELLENTDEIVNSKQNYLLVTFDDGLREQFEIAKPILDDLKIEAMYFVNSINFIEKQVSLVHKIHLIRSQVSPEDLMSNFLKSTFKSKFELPEIDKKKAIEHYNFDDVSSAHLKYCLNFKLTINELSIAMNDLFNVYFDSKETVNNLYMTEEYLKILAQENQLGSHTHSHLALGLLDVDTIGTELKKTKEYLEKITQTKIEMLSYPYGNEASYAFPVPDIAKKVGYKLGFTMERGKNNGCEDKLLLKRFDCNDLVTGKNYKNSL
- the neuC gene encoding UDP-N-acetylglucosamine 2-epimerase, coding for MSIKRKIAVVITARPSYSRVKTVLSAINSHPELELQLIVAASALLDRYGSAVNYIVNDGFEIAAKVFNVLEGENLTAAAKTTGIGILELSTVFDNLKPDIVVTVADRFETMATAIAASYMNIPLAHIQGGEVTGNIDEKVRHSITKLADYHFVASENAKQRVIQLGENPEMVFNTGCPSIDIAEQVSKKNQLTFNPYEKYGGVGSLPDLENGYIVVMQHPVTNEYQDSRKHIESTLRAIQQINKPTLWFWPNVDAGADGTSTGIRSFREKYKLENVHFFKNMEGEDFLNLLDNSICLIGNSSVGIRECAYLGVPVVNIGSRQNRRDRGENVIDVTYDENEIVSAVNSISNSYNRKKSDVYGGGNAGETIAKLLKDLPLQFHKTITY
- a CDS encoding class I SAM-dependent methyltransferase, producing MNINKLAQKTYYKFSFVEGNQHIANEYALKCILRIIEAFNVKDVLEIGIGIGCIADTVLEYSQNIKYTATEANEFCLNAIKENVSQIKRVELYSNLAEIPEDIFFDLIIIDGTDESLGKLKRLCKNETIIFLEGGRPIQVQILRSFFLKAFYTQMISYNKNPNYGPFSSEDWCGGGQLIFPNPNFKMKFFYWKERIATYIKRKYRKKK
- a CDS encoding GNAT family N-acetyltransferase, whose translation is MITREATIEDWNKLYVFFKRIYRDNHPLQNKEFWIWQYGDKNFGRSFICVNEKQEIVGHVGANFGGNIAWIINVYLDEECRGKGILGKLYSLAREYYPLAATAANQAGLGLYQKMRWYRYHDLIRYVKINPKIEKPLVENVCQNLNIDISKWKNNDTHYFQQPTLNGLLFENNSAICNQNVGGLRVVDINDVDQIEDFAWSLGYNWIDYITSWNDLKLNQLEKNSWVLDSKSVVPWRLNPIQKDYFCDITFLSEKPLDNEFIVNRSYSDHGRIGSLIL
- a CDS encoding UDP-glycosyltransferase, coding for MGNKKIFILLPDGIGLRNFAFSNFYKLGKNYGNEIVFWNNTMFSLSELNFPEIKIENAKTHPLTDIYKRAKIEIELNLNKKRANDSIYDSYKFSASKKGIKNGIKYIILRIIIAMNNSNNGLERIRKKIGVLERKTKLYHDSLETLKNEKPDFVFCTNQRVMLGIAPLLAANDLGIPTGTFIFSWDNLPKATKIIDADFYFVWSLYMKNELLYYYPNIKEIQIKISGTPQFEMHFDNEKLEEKTIFFNKHSLDINKKYICFTGDDTVTSPDDPCYLSDLAIAIQQLNLKGFNLGILFRRCPVDFSNRYDYVLDKFKDEITSINPAWTPLTESWNTILPQKEDDSLLSSIAEYSEMVVNLGSSTIFDFIAHKKPCGYFRYNQKEQLNEKWNIHTCYKFVHFRSMPNNAPVFWMDSPIEIEETIKRVLNSDSNEVMSNAQKWFEKINYHPPQLASERIWRAIDEIINSN
- a CDS encoding glycosyltransferase family protein, producing MKFLIIEQDLRVSGTSQGIISRSFLSKLRMAYPNAKIDVVYLKSISSDDQLDLLPVDSIESHVLDLKIPFFTKIINKFYWRIFGVSLAIGHVNNVYKKYISKINYQNYDHIFIRSAGLAHETILGAKDLPILKKAIVNFHDPYPLFWYVGSNKELTKLEMYQMKSMFSIVNQAKTCMSSAHYMSYDLEFLYGTRKKFYTLPHQYSEEVFDLSDTKNSYQKSKKMMISYHGAIQFGRDIEILLDAYVELLEKNPLLKDSTEFVLRMKGINMKRLENKYKEIPNIILLETLNFSNSCYEQKHIADINIILENGPLYCNILVGKAPFLAELKKPILSLSPERSELRNIIVDDRFIANSNDKNDIKIKLENLILNRLESEESVFPFGDYFSNENFVKSLNEILSN
- the asnB gene encoding asparagine synthase (glutamine-hydrolyzing), yielding MCGIAGIIGNQATPEVISKMLQKQKHRGPDFMDYYIEERNVALGHNRLSIIDLSSNANQPFTSDCGNFVLIFNGEIYNYIEIRNELKFKYSFKTQSDTEVLLNAFIEWGENCLEKLNGMFSFAIWNKKEQTFFAARDRFGVKPFYYFFDQNNFYFASEINTIFEADVIKKSNENVWLKFFSEGSYGLPNETFWESINQLPGGHFLIFKNNKLDIKKWYFFENRVQLLFDRSDKNEEDYITQLLLKAINLRFRADVPVGFNLSGGLDSSTLLALIDQQNIDKSAVEAFTFVCNDERYDELQWVKSMLNDRPFHLNICPLSSSEIPKLSQKMALYQMEPYGGIPTLAYSKIFETASQKGIKVLLDGQGSDEAWAGYDYYLNNNQNVIQGVANSPFKTNVLDSDFANQFSKTIYDKPFEDNLLNLQYRDLFYTKIPRALRFNDRVSMLYGTELREPFLDYDLVEYVFSRPTDFKIKGGVQKWMLRKIAEKFLQQDLVLAPKRPLQTPQREWLSDDLKEWVRTEVEKLYKNNWFNKSELENELNSFFNGNNQSSFHIWQWINTAQLLE
- a CDS encoding acylneuraminate cytidylyltransferase family protein, with the translated sequence MRILGLIPARGGSKGIPKKNIKLLGKLPLIDYTINAVKDSELITQIVVSTDDEEIAIAAEIAGFKPPFIRPSVFAQDTSTSLEVVQHAIQHFEGQNIFFDAVCLLQPTTPFREKGFIDAALERFISSNADCLISVLPIPHEYNPHWAFEENKKGFLSIATGEEKIISRRQDLPKSFHRDGSVYITKTNIIKEGSLYGKSISYIENNSKYHVNIDTIEDWEKAEKIVTHYSF
- a CDS encoding glycosyltransferase family 2 protein translates to MGNENMENPKVSIIMATYNRAQFIVESLISIQNQTFSDWECIIIDDGGTDNTIEVINPILEKDSRFNYFKRNENYLKGLPGCRNYGLDLAKGDYMIFFDDDDIPHPQNLELCVDELSKKEIYFCRYIRNVFFGNFHYDFDYSKNYTSFFIDKKDIEKMIKNELPFNSCAVMWKKECFQKNRFIETLMYAEEWELYPRIVSSGFNGISIDKCLFYGRKHENSNTGEFYSNNPIRQESYIQAILAVIKNLIEKKLLTKSIIRYFIYISTNFRNFNLFEKIIDLLEFSKYENFKLMCFYLSIRFKKPFYKVKKQLLKKLN
- a CDS encoding N-acetylneuraminate synthase family protein; the protein is MNSKPYLIAEIAQAHDGSLGILHSYIDAVAQTGVQAIKFQMHIAEAESSIHEPFRVQFSKEDKTRYDYWKRMEFSLEQWKEIKTHCDAVGLDFVCSPFSNLAVDWLEEIGVKMYKIGSGEVNNFLLLEKIAQTRKPIILSSGMSSFEELDQAINFLKEKNVDFSILQCTTAYPTQPEQYGFNVIQELKERYKVKVGFSDHSAKVSTGIAAVVLRAEILEFHVVFHRELFGPDAKASLTIEETKQLVEAVNEIHIAKNNPINKNNNDNFKELKTIFEKSLAINKDLPKGHQMTFKDLESKKPKGFGIDARNFKDVLGKKLKTNKSQWDFLNEEDLE